A genomic stretch from Bacteroidota bacterium includes:
- the rodA gene encoding rod shape-determining protein RodA, producing the protein MRRRTNIFKSIDWLTVFLYLILIFIGWINIYAAVYNEEHQSIFDSTQRYGKQLIWIFAALFLIIVILIIDSKFYEFFAYFFYGISIFTLVFVLIFGREINGAKSWFEIGNILIQPSEFAKFATCLAIAKYFSSYNLKIHKIKTLVKIGIITFLPAILILIQNDTGSALVYASFILVFYRQGLSGTFLLFTLVIAVLFILSLVFSLETLFISLLIVSALFYYLVRPRKKEIGIGVGIFALVFSIIFFAEKQIKYEIPIYQLLLVATIISSTFYFFLAYKKKLNIASIITISLLSAMIYTSSVDYFFNNILGEHQQSRINVLLGLKSDPLGTGYNVNQSKIAIGSGGFLGKGFLKGTQTKFDFVPEQSTDFIFCTVGEEWGFAGTSVVILLYLFLLIRLLIITERQRSIFNRIYGYGVVSVLFFHFAINIGMTIGLAPVIGIPLPFFSYGGSSLWAFTILLFIFIRLDASRYEHMR; encoded by the coding sequence TTGAGAAGAAGGACTAACATATTCAAATCGATTGACTGGCTTACGGTTTTTTTATATCTGATACTGATTTTTATTGGTTGGATAAATATTTATGCTGCGGTTTATAACGAAGAACACCAGAGCATTTTCGATAGTACGCAAAGATATGGTAAGCAATTGATTTGGATTTTTGCAGCATTATTTTTAATAATTGTTATTCTCATAATTGACAGCAAGTTTTACGAATTTTTTGCATACTTCTTTTACGGAATTTCGATTTTCACACTGGTTTTTGTACTAATTTTCGGTAGAGAAATCAATGGTGCAAAATCGTGGTTCGAAATTGGAAATATATTGATTCAACCTTCGGAATTTGCAAAGTTTGCTACTTGTCTGGCTATTGCCAAATATTTTAGTTCCTACAATTTGAAAATTCATAAAATTAAAACTCTTGTCAAAATTGGAATAATTACCTTTTTGCCTGCAATTTTAATTCTTATACAAAATGATACCGGTTCGGCTTTAGTATATGCTTCATTTATATTAGTATTCTACCGTCAGGGATTATCCGGAACTTTTTTGCTATTCACTTTAGTTATCGCAGTTCTATTTATTCTTTCATTGGTTTTTTCTTTAGAAACTTTATTCATTAGTTTGCTAATTGTTTCTGCGCTTTTCTATTATTTAGTAAGACCTCGAAAAAAAGAAATTGGAATTGGTGTAGGAATATTTGCATTAGTTTTTTCTATTATCTTTTTTGCCGAAAAGCAGATTAAATACGAAATTCCGATATACCAATTGCTTCTTGTAGCAACTATTATTTCAAGCACTTTCTACTTTTTCTTAGCCTATAAAAAGAAACTGAATATTGCCTCCATTATCACAATCAGCTTACTATCAGCAATGATTTATACTTCATCAGTCGATTATTTTTTCAACAATATTTTAGGAGAACATCAACAGTCGAGAATAAATGTTTTGCTTGGTTTAAAATCTGACCCACTCGGCACAGGCTACAATGTCAATCAATCGAAAATTGCAATTGGCTCGGGAGGATTTCTGGGAAAAGGTTTTCTTAAGGGAACGCAAACAAAATTCGATTTTGTGCCGGAACAAAGCACCGATTTCATTTTTTGTACTGTTGGCGAAGAATGGGGTTTTGCCGGAACTTCTGTAGTTATACTTTTATATTTGTTTTTATTGATTCGCTTATTGATAATTACAGAAAGGCAACGCTCTATTTTCAATAGAATTTATGGATATGGAGTTGTTTCAGTTTTGTTTTTTCACTTTGCCATAAATATAGGAATGACAATTGGACTTGCTCCAGTTATTGGTATTCCGTTGCCATTTTTTAGTTACGGTGGTTCTTCGCTTTGGGCGTTTACGATTTTACTTTTTATTTTTATTAGACTTGATGCTAGTAGGTATGAACATATGAGGTGA
- a CDS encoding YihY/virulence factor BrkB family protein — MIDDKTYKLFNNSIHRIIRFIQRITLPGFDRVPIFDVGVFFVKGLVNGSLTTRASAVAFSFFLAIFPAIIFFFTLIPYIPINNFQQELLMLLESILPQNAYLAFKETLTDIVTKQRGGLLSFGVIAALIFSTNGISSMIDAFNASHHEIETRTWIAQRLISIVLVLILSLLITTAIILIVFSQTAMTYLVEQNILELNFTFYLLSIGKWLIIVALFFFAISFLYYFAPAKKRKWRFISAGSTLATILTIIVSFLFSFYINNFGQYNKLYGSIGTLLVILLWFYINAIILLTGFELNASIKNASIQKEDL; from the coding sequence ATGATTGATGACAAGACATATAAGTTGTTTAATAACAGTATTCACAGAATAATTCGTTTTATTCAGCGAATTACTTTGCCCGGTTTCGATAGAGTGCCCATTTTCGATGTAGGTGTTTTTTTCGTAAAAGGGCTTGTCAATGGCTCGCTCACAACCCGTGCTTCGGCTGTTGCATTTAGTTTTTTCCTTGCAATATTTCCTGCAATAATTTTCTTTTTCACGCTAATTCCGTATATCCCAATCAATAATTTTCAACAGGAATTGTTGATGCTACTTGAAAGTATTTTGCCACAGAATGCCTATCTGGCTTTTAAAGAAACACTTACAGATATTGTAACAAAACAACGAGGTGGCTTATTATCGTTTGGAGTAATTGCAGCACTCATTTTTTCTACAAATGGAATAAGTTCAATGATTGATGCCTTTAATGCAAGCCATCACGAAATTGAAACACGAACGTGGATTGCTCAAAGACTAATTTCCATTGTGCTGGTTTTGATACTTTCATTGTTGATAACTACAGCAATTATTCTTATTGTTTTTAGCCAAACGGCTATGACTTATCTTGTAGAGCAAAATATTTTAGAGCTGAATTTCACATTTTATTTATTATCAATAGGGAAGTGGCTTATAATTGTTGCATTGTTCTTTTTCGCAATATCATTTTTATATTATTTTGCTCCGGCAAAAAAGCGGAAATGGAGATTTATTTCTGCCGGCTCAACTCTTGCTACGATTCTTACAATAATTGTTTCTTTTTTGTTTTCCTTTTATATCAACAATTTTGGACAATACAATAAACTGTATGGCTCAATTGGGACCTTGCTTGTAATTCTTTTGTGGTTTTATATAAATGCAATTATTCTTCTCACCGGTTTTGAATTGAATGCAAGTATTAAAAATGCTAGTATTCAGAAGGAGGATTTGTAA
- the nadC gene encoding carboxylating nicotinate-nucleotide diphosphorylase gives MIKYQDQLIELAINEDIGDGDHTSLSCIPESAIGKARLIVKEDGIIAGIDIAARIFKKIDENLQLDVILKDGDKITKGDIAFTVEGKKHSILQAERIVLNFMQRMSGIATRTSEYVELLKGLKTKVLDTRKTTPGLRFIEKEAVRIGGGKNHRMGLYDMIMIKDNHIDFAGGIVPAISKSKEYIKSKNKNLKIEIEVRTIDDIKTILQAGGIDRIMLDNFSIEKTKEAVELIAGKYEIESSGGITYETIRDYAACGVDYISVGALTHQIKSLDMSLKAVF, from the coding sequence ATGATAAAATATCAAGATCAACTTATAGAACTTGCAATAAATGAAGATATTGGCGATGGCGATCATACAAGCCTATCGTGCATTCCGGAAAGTGCTATCGGAAAAGCACGCTTGATTGTTAAAGAAGATGGAATTATTGCAGGAATCGATATTGCTGCAAGAATATTCAAAAAAATAGATGAAAATCTGCAATTGGATGTCATTCTAAAAGATGGGGATAAAATTACTAAAGGAGATATTGCATTTACAGTGGAAGGTAAAAAACATTCGATTTTGCAAGCAGAACGGATTGTCCTGAATTTTATGCAACGAATGAGCGGAATTGCCACCAGAACTTCCGAATATGTTGAACTTTTAAAAGGTTTAAAAACCAAAGTTTTGGATACTCGGAAAACAACGCCGGGACTTCGATTTATAGAAAAGGAAGCTGTGCGAATAGGTGGTGGCAAAAATCACAGAATGGGACTTTACGATATGATAATGATAAAAGATAATCATATAGATTTTGCCGGAGGTATTGTTCCTGCAATTTCGAAAAGCAAAGAATATATAAAAAGCAAGAATAAAAATCTAAAAATCGAAATCGAAGTAAGAACAATTGACGACATCAAAACAATTCTGCAAGCTGGAGGAATAGACAGAATTATGTTAGACAATTTTTCGATTGAAAAAACCAAAGAGGCGGTCGAACTAATAGCTGGAAAATATGAAATAGAATCGTCCGGTGGAATTACATATGAAACAATTAGAGACTATGCAGCTTGCGGAGTTGATTATATTTCAGTAGGTGCTTTAACTCATCAAATTAAGAGTTTGGATATGAGTTTGAAAGCGGTTTTTTAA